Proteins from a single region of Haloterrigena alkaliphila:
- a CDS encoding Hvo_1808 family surface protein, which yields MHRSRLALFALIGLVVLSGCTLPGSSNHFDTDRELGSVGDYAHDDEFEFDAGDGLTESQLEAVKYRSMARIEVVRGLKFERDVDLEVISRAEYRDRRGGSEAASPFANEVWRGAFVVDGETDVNRAMDDLYGGSVVGYYVNDRIVIVADDADEIRIDRATLVHELVHALQDQHFGLARNGGTIDVRRAELGLIEGEASYVPHLYDRRCGEAWQCLPDYERPAGEVAPGESFNVGLFLSIYAPYAEGPTFVDALRERGDWAAVDRAHDERPASTSQLLHPERYPDDRPADVAISDRSSDDWEPIGPDGDPRTETVGEATLFASLWANGAVDRSLLEGGTDLSPYNYSHPATDGWAGDTIRVYRGDDGNRTGHVWTLAWQSDADAAAFADAYRTVLANRGATPVDDANASADGVYRIADGRPFAGAYRLTVDGDAVTIVGAPTVAGLEAIHGSETPSSSLGRTPATTPTLPASSPAPLSSSPAPPAATTPADG from the coding sequence ATGCACCGCAGCCGTCTCGCGCTGTTCGCCCTGATCGGACTGGTCGTCCTCTCGGGGTGTACCCTCCCCGGTTCGTCCAACCACTTCGATACCGACCGCGAACTCGGCTCCGTCGGCGATTACGCCCACGACGACGAGTTCGAGTTCGACGCCGGCGACGGCCTCACCGAGTCCCAACTCGAGGCCGTCAAGTATCGCTCGATGGCCAGAATCGAGGTCGTCCGCGGGCTGAAGTTCGAACGCGACGTCGACCTCGAGGTGATCTCCCGCGCGGAGTACCGGGACCGGCGCGGCGGGTCGGAGGCCGCGTCGCCGTTCGCGAACGAAGTCTGGCGCGGCGCGTTCGTCGTCGACGGCGAGACGGACGTCAACCGGGCGATGGACGACCTCTACGGCGGCTCGGTGGTGGGCTACTACGTCAACGACCGGATCGTCATCGTCGCCGACGACGCCGACGAAATCCGGATCGATCGCGCGACGCTCGTCCACGAACTGGTCCACGCGCTTCAGGATCAACACTTCGGCCTCGCCAGAAACGGCGGGACCATCGACGTCCGGCGGGCCGAACTCGGACTGATCGAGGGCGAGGCGAGCTACGTCCCCCACCTGTACGATCGGCGCTGCGGCGAGGCGTGGCAGTGTCTCCCCGACTACGAGCGGCCGGCGGGCGAGGTCGCTCCCGGCGAGTCGTTCAACGTCGGCCTGTTCCTCTCGATTTACGCGCCGTACGCCGAGGGACCGACGTTCGTCGACGCCCTCCGCGAGCGCGGCGACTGGGCGGCCGTCGACCGCGCCCACGACGAGCGACCGGCGAGCACCAGTCAACTGCTCCACCCCGAGCGCTACCCCGACGACCGCCCGGCCGACGTCGCGATCAGCGACCGCTCGAGCGACGACTGGGAGCCGATCGGCCCCGACGGCGACCCCCGCACGGAGACGGTCGGCGAGGCGACCCTGTTCGCCTCGCTGTGGGCCAACGGCGCCGTCGACCGATCGCTGCTCGAGGGCGGGACCGACCTGTCGCCGTACAACTACAGCCATCCGGCGACCGACGGCTGGGCCGGCGATACGATTCGGGTCTACCGCGGGGACGACGGCAATCGAACCGGCCACGTCTGGACACTCGCCTGGCAGAGCGATGCCGACGCCGCCGCGTTCGCCGACGCCTACCGAACCGTGCTCGCGAACCGCGGGGCGACGCCGGTCGACGACGCGAACGCGAGCGCCGACGGCGTCTATCGGATCGCCGACGGCCGCCCCTTCGCCGGGGCCTACCGCCTGACCGTCGACGGGGACGCCGTCACGATCGTCGGTGCGCCGACGGTCGCCGGCCTCGAGGCGATTCACGGGTCGGAGACGCCGTCGTCCTCGCTCGGGCGCACCCCTGCAACGACGCCGACGCTACCGGCGTCGTCTCCCGCGCCGCTATCGTCGTCTCCTGCGCCGCCGGCCGCGACGACGCCCGCAGACGGGTAG
- a CDS encoding nicotinate phosphoribosyltransferase codes for MSNPFGTVPAEAILEGRATDAYFERTRATLEHAEKNPRVVAEVTADQFPTGSFDVFTGVKDVATLFEGRDVDVDALPDGQLFDGGPVLRVEGPYLEFAELETSLLGFLSQPSGFATAALEVRLAAPDSLVLSFGARHVHPSIAATVERAALLAGLDGFSHVAAGDILEREPGGTMPHALMFCFGEGNQDDAWRAFHEAVDEDVPRIALVDTFWDEKSESLLAAETLGEDLDGVRIDTTGSRRGDFPHIIREVRWELDARDYEDVDIFCSGGLTPETIRPLRDVADGFGVGSHITGADSVDFSLDIVELEGEPISKRGKLSGVKDVYRTPDGGHHVALADREGPEGSESLLEPLIRDGEIVREFDLDEASERCLVDADAVGFEQSNE; via the coding sequence ATGTCAAATCCGTTCGGTACCGTCCCAGCGGAAGCGATTCTCGAGGGACGCGCGACCGACGCCTACTTCGAGCGCACCCGCGCCACCCTCGAGCACGCCGAGAAAAACCCTCGCGTGGTCGCCGAGGTGACCGCCGACCAGTTTCCCACCGGCTCGTTCGACGTCTTCACCGGCGTGAAAGACGTCGCGACGCTGTTCGAGGGACGGGACGTCGACGTCGACGCCCTGCCAGACGGTCAGCTGTTCGACGGCGGCCCCGTCCTGCGCGTCGAGGGGCCGTACCTCGAGTTCGCCGAACTCGAGACCTCGCTGCTGGGATTTCTCTCTCAGCCCAGCGGCTTCGCGACGGCCGCCCTCGAGGTGCGGCTGGCGGCGCCCGACTCGCTGGTGCTCTCCTTCGGTGCGCGCCACGTCCACCCGTCGATCGCGGCGACGGTCGAACGCGCCGCCCTGCTCGCGGGGCTGGACGGCTTCTCCCACGTCGCGGCGGGCGACATCCTCGAGCGCGAACCGGGCGGGACGATGCCGCACGCGCTCATGTTCTGCTTCGGCGAGGGCAATCAGGACGACGCGTGGCGGGCCTTCCACGAGGCCGTCGACGAGGACGTGCCGCGGATCGCGCTGGTCGACACCTTCTGGGACGAGAAGAGCGAGAGCCTGCTGGCCGCCGAGACGCTGGGCGAGGACCTCGACGGCGTTCGTATCGACACCACGGGGTCGCGGCGGGGCGACTTCCCCCACATCATCCGCGAGGTGCGCTGGGAGCTCGACGCCCGGGACTACGAGGACGTCGACATCTTCTGCAGCGGCGGCCTCACCCCCGAGACCATCCGGCCCCTGCGCGACGTCGCCGACGGCTTCGGCGTCGGCAGCCACATTACCGGCGCCGATTCGGTGGACTTCAGCCTCGACATCGTCGAACTAGAAGGGGAGCCGATCTCGAAGCGGGGCAAGCTCTCGGGCGTCAAGGACGTCTACCGGACGCCTGACGGCGGCCACCACGTCGCGCTTGCCGACCGCGAGGGGCCCGAAGGGAGCGAGTCGCTGCTCGAGCCGCTGATTCGCGACGGCGAAATCGTCCGGGAGTTCGACCTCGACGAGGCCAGCGAACGGTGTCTGGTCGACGCCGACGCGGTCGGATTCGAACAATCAAACGAGTGA
- a CDS encoding TIGR00296 family protein, whose amino-acid sequence MSQRQGVELSYEDGARAVELAREAVESFVQHGQREQPGSMREVFYERTGAFVRLESTRGRGSLRGCAGGYRSGEQLGHVIVDAAIEAASEDSCGSEVKPSELPNLTVSVCAVRNVILTDDPLADLELGKHGVAIDGGEGGWLYPTVPVENGWSEREYLERTCRKAKLAPNAWQDDDVVVTLFDGQVFRERAADGSVEEL is encoded by the coding sequence ATGTCCCAGCGACAGGGCGTCGAACTCTCCTACGAAGACGGTGCTCGCGCGGTCGAACTCGCGCGGGAAGCCGTCGAGTCTTTCGTACAACACGGGCAGCGAGAACAACCGGGCAGCATGCGCGAGGTCTTCTACGAACGAACCGGCGCGTTCGTCCGCCTCGAGTCGACCCGCGGCCGGGGTAGCCTCCGCGGCTGTGCCGGCGGCTACCGTTCGGGCGAACAACTCGGTCACGTCATCGTCGACGCGGCGATCGAAGCCGCGAGCGAGGACTCCTGTGGCTCCGAAGTGAAACCGTCGGAGCTGCCGAACCTCACCGTCTCGGTGTGTGCCGTCCGGAACGTCATCCTGACGGACGATCCGCTTGCGGATCTCGAGCTCGGGAAACACGGCGTCGCCATCGACGGCGGCGAGGGCGGCTGGCTCTATCCGACGGTGCCCGTCGAGAACGGCTGGAGCGAGCGGGAGTACCTCGAGCGCACCTGCCGGAAGGCGAAACTCGCGCCGAACGCCTGGCAGGACGACGACGTCGTCGTCACGCTGTTCGACGGCCAGGTCTTCCGCGAGCGCGCCGCCGACGGGAGCGTCGAAGAGCTGTAA
- a CDS encoding Hvo_1808 family surface protein, translated as MRSPPTRVAVALAATVAVAMIVIVASGAVPPLSSDESPAQPDRPDDPTTEGTVGYVEGYWADDDLPVDESDDAVVEDDELEAVVYRSMARVEEIRNATFEADVPVEVISREEFQEDHGDVFVSLTEEERVANNVTYEALFMVDRETDATAELESMYGGTVEGYYVDGRIVIVSETPENPELNEVVLGHELVHALQDQRFGLRSFERGTIDQENAVNGLVEGDAARVDVEYERRCGDEWDCLRPGDAQSDGPTQLNWGIYLTLYQPYSDGPDYVDSLREAGDGWAAVDAAYDEPPPSSSTVIHHEEREPADVSVPDRSSDAWERLEINGTVATERAGEAAMVAMFAADSLASRDSSVIDRDALLGDDPTTYDYDQPYTNGWAGDELVTYVDADAGANATAADAGYVWQTEWRSSDHARQFASGYLELLEGHDAEAVDDRRDTYVIDDEFPGAYAIERDGETVTIVRAPTVEQLDGIRDGAAPEGEDTIERVNVSDDDDDANAAVNDDVNDDTIAGGFAAPGAGAAVAIVVTAVVVRARAAADWEPGSETAAPDPGALGCDRGRA; from the coding sequence ATGAGGTCCCCACCGACGCGAGTCGCCGTCGCCCTCGCCGCGACCGTTGCGGTCGCGATGATCGTGATCGTCGCCAGCGGCGCCGTTCCACCGCTCTCCTCGGACGAGTCGCCCGCCCAGCCCGACCGCCCCGACGACCCGACCACCGAAGGCACCGTCGGCTACGTCGAGGGCTACTGGGCCGACGACGACCTCCCCGTCGACGAGAGCGACGACGCCGTCGTCGAGGACGACGAACTCGAGGCGGTCGTCTATCGCTCCATGGCCCGGGTCGAGGAGATCCGGAACGCGACCTTCGAGGCCGACGTTCCGGTCGAGGTCATCTCCCGCGAGGAGTTTCAGGAGGACCACGGTGACGTCTTCGTCTCCCTGACCGAGGAGGAGCGAGTCGCGAACAACGTCACCTACGAGGCGCTGTTCATGGTCGACCGCGAGACCGACGCGACGGCCGAACTCGAGTCGATGTACGGCGGGACCGTCGAGGGCTACTACGTCGACGGCCGGATCGTCATCGTCTCGGAGACGCCCGAGAACCCCGAACTGAACGAGGTCGTGCTCGGGCACGAACTGGTCCACGCACTCCAGGACCAGCGGTTCGGTCTCAGGTCGTTCGAGCGGGGGACCATCGATCAGGAGAACGCCGTGAACGGACTCGTCGAAGGCGACGCCGCCCGGGTCGACGTCGAGTACGAGCGGCGCTGCGGGGACGAGTGGGACTGCCTCCGTCCGGGCGACGCGCAGTCGGACGGCCCGACCCAGCTCAACTGGGGGATCTATCTCACGCTCTACCAGCCCTACAGCGACGGCCCCGATTACGTCGACTCCCTGCGCGAGGCCGGCGACGGCTGGGCGGCGGTCGACGCCGCCTACGACGAGCCGCCGCCGAGTTCGTCGACGGTGATTCACCACGAGGAGCGCGAGCCCGCCGACGTGTCGGTTCCCGACCGCTCGAGCGACGCCTGGGAGCGCCTCGAGATCAACGGCACGGTCGCGACCGAACGGGCCGGCGAGGCGGCGATGGTCGCGATGTTCGCCGCCGACTCGCTGGCCTCGAGGGACTCGTCGGTGATCGACAGGGACGCGCTGCTCGGCGACGATCCGACGACGTACGACTACGACCAGCCGTACACGAACGGCTGGGCCGGCGACGAACTGGTCACCTACGTCGACGCCGACGCCGGGGCGAACGCGACCGCCGCCGACGCCGGCTACGTCTGGCAGACCGAGTGGCGTTCGAGCGATCACGCCCGACAGTTCGCCAGCGGCTACCTCGAACTGCTCGAGGGACACGACGCCGAGGCCGTCGACGACAGACGGGACACGTACGTGATCGACGACGAGTTCCCCGGGGCGTACGCCATAGAGCGCGACGGGGAGACCGTCACGATCGTGCGTGCCCCCACCGTCGAGCAACTCGACGGGATCCGCGACGGCGCCGCCCCCGAGGGCGAGGATACCATCGAGCGCGTTAACGTGAGTGATGACGACGACGATGCGAACGCCGCTGTGAACGACGATGTGAACGACGACACCATCGCGGGCGGCTTCGCTGCCCCCGGCGCCGGAGCGGCGGTCGCGATCGTCGTCACCGCGGTCGTCGTCCGTGCGCGGGCCGCCGCCGACTGGGAGCCCGGTTCCGAAACCGCCGCTCCCGATCCGGGCGCACTCGGCTGCGACCGCGGGCGAGCCTGA
- a CDS encoding PaaI family thioesterase yields the protein MADDMRTMFEEFDTLEEMLQHFIDEHQEFLSWIGTRVDDVGRGTMTLSIPYDEKLSNTRPDAGPDERGDIHGGIAATLIDTAGGLALRTEMEEAFDVQIATINLNVNYLRPATGDLSATADVIRVGGSVGVSEITVESTTPDGETKAVATGQGAYRIFRPE from the coding sequence ATGGCCGACGACATGCGGACGATGTTCGAGGAGTTCGACACGCTCGAGGAGATGCTGCAGCACTTCATCGACGAACATCAGGAGTTCCTCTCGTGGATCGGGACGCGAGTCGACGACGTCGGCCGGGGAACGATGACGCTCTCGATTCCCTACGACGAAAAGCTGAGCAACACGCGGCCGGACGCCGGGCCGGACGAGCGGGGGGACATCCACGGCGGCATCGCCGCGACGCTGATCGACACGGCCGGCGGACTGGCGCTTCGCACCGAGATGGAGGAGGCGTTCGACGTCCAGATCGCGACGATCAACCTGAACGTCAACTACCTCCGGCCCGCGACGGGCGACCTGTCGGCGACGGCCGACGTGATCCGGGTCGGCGGCAGCGTCGGCGTCAGCGAGATCACCGTCGAGAGCACGACCCCGGACGGCGAGACCAAAGCGGTCGCGACCGGACAGGGCGCCTACCGTATCTTCCGGCCGGAGTGA
- a CDS encoding cysteine hydrolase family protein, translating into MHLEPDSTAVVVVDMQNGFCHPDGSLYAPGSETVVEPISRLVDRARDAGAQVIYTRDVHPPEQFDDAHYYDEFDQWGEHVLEGSWDAEIVAELTVEDEDHVVEKHTYDAFYNTELEGWLNARGIDDLAICGTLANVCVLHTGGSAGLRDFRPLMVEDCIGAIEDDHKEYAVDHAGWLFGEVVESDDLEFGAD; encoded by the coding sequence ATGCATCTCGAGCCCGACAGCACGGCGGTCGTGGTCGTGGACATGCAAAACGGCTTCTGCCACCCCGACGGCTCGCTGTACGCGCCGGGCAGCGAAACCGTCGTCGAGCCGATTTCCCGGCTCGTCGACCGGGCCCGCGACGCCGGAGCCCAGGTGATCTACACGCGAGACGTCCACCCGCCGGAACAGTTCGACGACGCCCACTACTACGACGAGTTCGACCAGTGGGGCGAGCACGTCCTCGAGGGATCGTGGGACGCCGAAATCGTCGCGGAACTCACCGTCGAGGACGAGGACCACGTCGTCGAGAAACACACCTACGACGCGTTCTACAACACCGAACTCGAGGGGTGGCTGAACGCCCGCGGGATCGACGATCTGGCGATCTGTGGCACCCTCGCCAACGTCTGCGTGCTCCACACCGGCGGCAGCGCGGGACTGCGGGACTTCCGGCCGCTCATGGTCGAGGACTGCATCGGCGCCATCGAGGACGACCACAAGGAGTACGCCGTCGACCACGCCGGCTGGCTCTTCGGCGAGGTCGTCGAGAGCGACGACCTCGAGTTCGGCGCCGACTGA
- a CDS encoding serpin family protein: MTADRRTVLALTGALLAGVTAGCTGAATDPDESGNGDGNGGDNGPADGDLFDGEAPDFPQLDLTTDPDLEPARLAAQVRGNVAVSFDLLAQLRDDAPDENLFFSPYSVSVALAMTYAGARGETATEMADALRYDLEGEDLHAAFAALEGEFAQRNEDGQTVEAPGGANDGSGDDDDAGAEDDLGFQLSSANAVWRDEGYAFDDGYVELLEAYYEAGQHLADFRGSPEAAREEINAWVAERTNDRIEDLLPADSVDESTRLVLTNAVYFLAAWEHDFDPANTEPATFTSLDGSETEVRTMHQTQRLQYAAVDGHQLVELPYANEDTSMVVVLPAEGEFESVEAAFGVDDLAIMLEEATRAEVELAFPKFGIESKFSLVEVMQDLGVTTAFDGNADFSGMVEGDDSDLFVDDIVHQSFLEVDEEGTEAAAATGVVMAETAVPERVELTVDRPFLFYIRDRPTETPLFLGRVVDGETLQDD; encoded by the coding sequence ATGACCGCTGACAGACGCACCGTCCTGGCGCTGACCGGCGCCCTGCTGGCCGGCGTCACCGCCGGCTGTACGGGCGCCGCGACCGACCCGGACGAGTCCGGCAACGGCGACGGAAACGGCGGCGACAATGGACCCGCCGACGGCGATCTCTTCGACGGCGAGGCGCCCGACTTCCCGCAACTGGATCTCACCACCGACCCCGACCTCGAGCCCGCGCGTCTCGCCGCGCAGGTGCGGGGCAACGTCGCCGTCTCGTTCGACCTCCTCGCGCAACTTCGCGACGACGCGCCCGACGAGAACCTGTTCTTCTCGCCGTACAGCGTCTCGGTCGCGCTGGCGATGACCTACGCCGGCGCGCGGGGCGAGACCGCGACCGAGATGGCCGACGCGCTTCGGTACGACCTCGAGGGCGAGGACCTCCACGCCGCCTTCGCCGCGCTCGAGGGCGAGTTCGCCCAGCGGAACGAAGACGGCCAGACCGTCGAGGCGCCCGGCGGGGCGAACGACGGCTCCGGGGACGACGACGACGCCGGCGCCGAGGACGACCTCGGCTTTCAGCTCTCGAGCGCCAACGCCGTCTGGCGCGACGAGGGGTACGCCTTCGACGACGGGTACGTCGAGTTGCTCGAGGCCTACTACGAGGCCGGCCAGCACCTCGCCGACTTCAGGGGCAGTCCCGAGGCGGCACGCGAGGAGATCAACGCGTGGGTCGCGGAGCGGACGAACGACCGGATCGAGGACCTCCTGCCGGCCGACTCGGTCGACGAATCGACCCGGCTCGTCCTCACGAACGCGGTCTACTTCCTCGCCGCCTGGGAGCACGACTTCGACCCCGCGAACACCGAGCCGGCGACGTTCACGAGCCTCGACGGGAGCGAGACCGAGGTCCGGACGATGCACCAGACCCAGCGACTCCAGTACGCCGCGGTCGACGGGCACCAGCTGGTGGAACTCCCCTACGCCAACGAGGACACGAGCATGGTCGTCGTGCTCCCTGCCGAGGGCGAGTTCGAGTCCGTCGAGGCCGCGTTCGGCGTCGACGATCTGGCGATCATGCTCGAGGAGGCGACTCGAGCGGAGGTCGAACTCGCGTTCCCGAAGTTCGGGATCGAGTCGAAGTTCAGCCTCGTCGAGGTCATGCAGGACCTCGGCGTGACGACGGCGTTCGACGGGAACGCCGACTTCAGCGGGATGGTCGAAGGAGACGACAGCGATCTGTTCGTCGACGACATCGTCCACCAGAGCTTCCTCGAGGTCGACGAGGAGGGAACCGAGGCGGCCGCCGCGACGGGCGTCGTGATGGCGGAAACCGCCGTCCCCGAACGGGTCGAACTGACCGTCGACCGGCCGTTCCTCTTCTACATCCGCGACCGACCGACCGAAACGCCGCTGTTCCTCGGCCGCGTCGTCGACGGCGAGACGCTGCAGGACGACTAG